The following coding sequences are from one Niveibacterium umoris window:
- a CDS encoding KpsF/GutQ family sugar-phosphate isomerase has protein sequence MQETKPQAVSRATDEELLALGRDVLTIEAEAVVALAGRLDGSFVAATRMILGATGRVIVTGVGKSGHIGRKLAATFASTGTPAYFVHAAEAAHGDLGMITAADVVIALSNSGTTAEVLTIAPLIKRHGARLIAITGNPSSALAKLADVHLDATIEREACPLNLAPTASTTAALALGDALAVALLDARGFGPDDFARSHPGGALGRRLLTRVSDVMRTGERIPRVAESASFAEALLEVTRGGMGMTAIVTPDNHAIGIFTDGDLRRLLGAQTDFRGLAVAEVMHRNPRSIAPDALAAEAAATMERARINQILVVDESGLLVGALNTHDLMDAKVI, from the coding sequence ATGCAAGAAACCAAGCCACAAGCCGTTTCCCGAGCGACCGACGAAGAATTGCTGGCGCTCGGCCGCGATGTCCTGACGATTGAAGCCGAGGCTGTCGTCGCGCTGGCCGGCAGGCTGGACGGCAGCTTTGTCGCCGCGACCCGGATGATCCTCGGCGCCACCGGCCGGGTGATCGTGACAGGGGTCGGCAAGTCCGGCCACATCGGGCGCAAGCTAGCGGCAACCTTTGCCTCGACCGGCACGCCGGCGTATTTCGTTCACGCCGCCGAAGCTGCCCACGGCGACCTTGGCATGATCACCGCCGCAGACGTGGTGATCGCGCTGTCGAACTCCGGCACGACCGCCGAAGTGCTGACGATCGCGCCGCTGATCAAGCGGCACGGCGCCCGTCTCATCGCGATTACCGGCAACCCGTCGTCCGCCCTGGCCAAACTGGCCGACGTACACCTCGACGCCACGATCGAGCGCGAAGCCTGCCCGCTGAATCTCGCGCCCACCGCGAGTACTACGGCGGCGCTGGCGCTCGGCGACGCACTCGCAGTCGCGCTCCTTGATGCGCGTGGCTTCGGCCCGGACGATTTCGCCCGCTCTCATCCGGGCGGCGCGCTCGGCCGCAGGCTCCTGACGCGGGTATCGGACGTGATGCGCACCGGGGAACGCATCCCGCGTGTGGCCGAATCCGCCAGCTTCGCCGAAGCTTTGCTGGAGGTGACGCGTGGCGGCATGGGCATGACCGCGATCGTGACCCCCGACAACCATGCGATCGGCATCTTCACCGACGGCGACCTGCGCCGCCTGCTCGGCGCCCAGACCGATTTCCGAGGGCTGGCGGTCGCCGAAGTCATGCACCGCAATCCGCGCAGCATCGCCCCGGATGCGCTCGCTGCAGAAGCGGCCGCGACCATGGAGCGCGCACGCATCAATCAGATCCTGGTCGTCGACGAGAGCGGGTTGCTGGTTGGCGCGCTCAACACGCACGACTTGATGGACGCCAAGGTGATCTGA
- a CDS encoding phasin family protein, with protein sequence MFATPEQFAAVNKTQVESLLSIANTAFASAERLANLNLSAARALLEDGLANAKTVLSAKDVQELLTLQTSLAQPLVEKSVAYSRSVYEIGAQAQEEISKLVEAQLSELNKNVSASLDKAAKSAPAGSDVAIAAVKSAIAAANSAYDSLTKATKQVAEIAEANVTAATDATVKAVSGAAPAKASKKAA encoded by the coding sequence ATGTTCGCTACCCCGGAACAGTTCGCTGCAGTCAACAAAACCCAAGTCGAGTCGCTGCTGAGCATCGCCAACACCGCGTTTGCCAGCGCAGAACGCCTTGCCAACCTCAATCTGTCGGCCGCCCGCGCGCTGCTCGAAGACGGCCTGGCCAATGCCAAGACCGTGCTCTCCGCCAAGGACGTGCAAGAGCTGCTGACCCTGCAGACTTCGCTGGCCCAGCCGCTGGTCGAAAAGAGCGTTGCCTACTCGCGCAGCGTGTATGAAATCGGCGCGCAAGCTCAGGAAGAAATCTCGAAGCTGGTCGAAGCGCAGCTTTCCGAGCTGAACAAGAACGTGTCCGCCTCGCTGGACAAGGCCGCCAAGTCGGCCCCGGCTGGTTCCGACGTCGCGATTGCTGCCGTGAAGTCGGCCATCGCCGCCGCAAACTCGGCCTACGACAGCCTGACCAAGGCCACCAAGCAAGTTGCTGAAATCGCTGAAGCCAACGTGACCGCCGCCACCGACGCGACCGTCAAGGCAGTCAGCGGCGCCGCCCCGGCGAAGGCATCGAAGAAGGCCGCCTAA
- the lptC gene encoding LPS export ABC transporter periplasmic protein LptC encodes MKRTWSALFPVLLAAMLAGMAFWLEQYVRSQASHPDGRFRHDPDMIATHSVQERFDATGKRLYVLEAAVAKHYPDDDSTHVDDARLQHFGKPQTLHVTARNAVVSGPGDEVRLIGDVRGVRDAAEDIPETTFETSEILIRPNEEKATTDKPVHMTRGRSVIDGVGLDIDQINGVAVIGQVRATLYRNTQGIGK; translated from the coding sequence ATGAAACGCACCTGGTCCGCACTGTTTCCGGTGTTGCTCGCGGCGATGCTCGCCGGCATGGCATTCTGGCTGGAGCAGTACGTCCGCTCCCAGGCAAGCCATCCGGACGGACGTTTTCGCCACGACCCCGACATGATCGCCACGCATTCGGTGCAGGAGCGCTTCGACGCAACCGGCAAGCGGTTGTACGTGCTCGAAGCCGCGGTCGCCAAACACTATCCGGATGACGATTCAACGCATGTCGACGACGCGCGCCTTCAACACTTCGGCAAGCCGCAGACGCTTCACGTCACCGCACGCAATGCCGTGGTCAGCGGCCCCGGCGACGAGGTTCGCCTGATTGGCGATGTGAGAGGCGTACGTGATGCGGCGGAAGACATCCCGGAAACCACGTTCGAAACCAGCGAAATCCTGATCCGCCCGAATGAAGAGAAGGCAACGACAGACAAGCCGGTGCACATGACACGCGGCCGCTCTGTGATCGACGGCGTCGGCCTCGATATCGACCAGATCAACGGCGTCGCTGTCATCGGTCAGGTGCGCGCGACGCTGTACCGCAACACACAAGGGATCGGGAAATGA
- a CDS encoding ATP-binding protein, with amino-acid sequence MSQLGDWRKRVRNPGYVLTGMLLCLQLALVAGFETWVGRMLLTAHLGAFLLWQPMVSADRRIDVLPFVLLVIGLVGFQQMLGWVSLSVWVGMLAGLVVAQAATRSSRRDRLPEELGFAYLALALFAWLVPFGVPIDPDIRALLAKVACNTGYVLVGGVALLAFRRRNRTSGALPDFAAAATAMLAVGTIVLTALAFMFLGGEPYERALIAAVVSVALVLLMLGWLWNPRGGYSGVALLLSRRALAGGLPLEEWLGEVSEEARSASSADAFLTAAVRRILDLPGVTGVHWKAGGGAEGAVGRLGRHTSRIAHGELTVTFGTRGAADAVTLWRWDLMVKILAEFLLARRQAADLAEIGYLRAIHETGARLTHDVKNLLQSFETILYVAESGFERDPDGTRILIQRQLPVLAARLRLTLDKLRQPESGAADIELLDAWWARLCSRLHGVTCVGEAPAQLNVPAGLFDRFVDNCVQNARDKSGAAGLPVITVNLAVQQGHVVLEVSDDGAAVPRDRAARLMREPLTSEAGLGVGMLQLAREAALLGWQVRLVENRDGAVRFRLDQAPPGTLAR; translated from the coding sequence ATGAGCCAGCTTGGGGATTGGCGCAAACGGGTTCGCAACCCGGGTTACGTCCTGACCGGGATGCTGCTGTGCCTGCAACTCGCGCTGGTCGCCGGCTTCGAGACCTGGGTTGGACGCATGCTGCTGACGGCGCATCTCGGCGCCTTTTTGCTTTGGCAGCCGATGGTGTCGGCGGACCGGCGCATCGACGTGCTGCCCTTCGTGCTGCTGGTGATCGGCCTTGTCGGCTTCCAGCAGATGCTGGGCTGGGTCAGCTTGTCTGTGTGGGTGGGGATGCTGGCGGGGCTGGTCGTCGCGCAGGCGGCAACCCGCAGCTCACGGCGTGATCGACTGCCTGAGGAACTGGGCTTTGCCTACCTGGCGCTGGCGCTGTTTGCCTGGCTGGTGCCGTTTGGCGTGCCGATAGACCCGGATATACGGGCCTTGCTCGCCAAAGTGGCCTGCAATACCGGCTATGTGCTGGTGGGTGGGGTCGCGCTGCTCGCTTTCAGGCGGCGAAACCGGACGAGTGGGGCCCTGCCGGACTTTGCAGCGGCGGCGACGGCAATGCTGGCCGTCGGTACCATTGTGCTGACCGCGCTGGCCTTCATGTTTCTTGGCGGCGAGCCGTACGAGCGGGCGCTGATCGCCGCCGTGGTCTCGGTCGCCCTGGTGCTGCTGATGCTGGGGTGGTTGTGGAATCCGCGTGGCGGTTACTCTGGTGTTGCCCTGCTGCTGTCTCGCCGCGCGTTGGCCGGGGGCTTGCCGCTCGAAGAGTGGCTGGGCGAAGTGTCGGAGGAGGCGCGCAGCGCGAGTTCGGCCGATGCGTTCCTGACTGCCGCGGTGCGCCGGATCCTCGATTTGCCGGGTGTCACTGGTGTGCACTGGAAGGCCGGCGGCGGTGCCGAGGGCGCCGTTGGGCGATTGGGGCGCCATACGTCCCGCATCGCCCATGGCGAGCTGACAGTGACCTTTGGCACGCGCGGCGCCGCCGACGCGGTGACACTGTGGCGCTGGGATCTGATGGTGAAGATCCTCGCAGAATTCCTGCTCGCACGCCGGCAAGCCGCGGATCTGGCCGAAATCGGATACCTGCGGGCGATTCACGAAACCGGCGCGCGACTCACGCACGACGTAAAGAATCTGCTGCAGTCGTTCGAGACCATCCTCTACGTGGCGGAAAGCGGATTCGAGCGCGACCCCGATGGCACCCGTATCCTGATCCAGCGCCAGTTACCGGTGCTCGCTGCGCGATTACGGCTGACGCTCGACAAGTTGCGCCAGCCGGAGTCCGGTGCGGCCGACATCGAGCTTCTGGATGCCTGGTGGGCGCGGCTGTGCAGCAGACTGCACGGCGTGACGTGCGTGGGTGAAGCGCCTGCGCAACTGAACGTGCCTGCCGGCCTCTTCGACCGCTTTGTCGACAACTGCGTCCAGAATGCTCGCGACAAGTCCGGCGCGGCCGGCTTGCCGGTGATTACAGTGAATCTGGCGGTGCAGCAGGGGCATGTGGTGCTGGAAGTCTCGGATGATGGTGCCGCAGTGCCCCGTGACCGCGCCGCGCGCCTTATGCGCGAACCGCTGACCTCGGAAGCCGGGCTCGGGGTGGGCATGCTGCAATTGGCGCGCGAGGCGGCCTTGCTTGGCTGGCAGGTGCGCTTGGTTGAAAACCGTGACGGCGCGGTGCGCTTCAGGCTCGATCAGGCGCCGCCGGGTACCTTGGCCCGTTGA
- a CDS encoding KdsC family phosphatase — translation MERAIERAARLKLMAFDVDGVLTDGTIWFTAEGDVMKGFSTLDGHGLKMLQQSGIELAIITGRRSRALEQRCENLQIKRLYQGVEDKRAVLHELLRELGLDADEAGYMGDDVVDLPILRACGFSATTADGHTLVRAHVDMVASRPGGRGAAREVCDFILAAQNKLDALHARYLAD, via the coding sequence ATGGAACGCGCGATCGAACGAGCTGCACGGCTGAAATTGATGGCCTTCGATGTGGACGGCGTGCTGACCGACGGCACGATCTGGTTCACCGCGGAGGGCGATGTCATGAAGGGGTTCTCAACCCTGGACGGACATGGCTTGAAGATGCTGCAGCAGTCGGGCATCGAACTGGCGATCATTACCGGCCGCCGCTCGCGTGCGCTCGAGCAACGCTGCGAAAATCTGCAGATCAAGCGCCTGTACCAGGGCGTCGAGGACAAACGCGCGGTGCTGCACGAGCTGCTGCGCGAGCTTGGGCTCGATGCGGATGAGGCCGGCTACATGGGGGACGACGTCGTCGACCTGCCCATCCTGCGTGCCTGCGGCTTCTCCGCGACAACCGCGGATGGACACACGCTGGTTCGCGCCCACGTCGACATGGTTGCCAGCCGCCCCGGTGGGCGAGGCGCTGCGCGCGAAGTGTGCGACTTCATTCTCGCCGCGCAGAACAAACTCGACGCGCTGCACGCACGCTATCTCGCGGACTGA
- a CDS encoding competence/damage-inducible protein A, producing MAVGVLIIGDEILSGRRQDKHLAKSIELLNARGLRLSWARYCGDELPRLVATLRDCFASNDIFFSFGGIGATPDDLTRQAAAEALGVPLALHPEAEAEIRARFGEETTPNRLEMGTYGAGARIIPNPYNRIPGFVLGRGYFMPGFPVMAWPMMEWVLDGELRALHHAEPYLEDSMWVFDAQESQITPLMRDVQTRFGVTVFSLPNTHVPGARRQIELGAKGTPGAVAAAMVTLRESLASMGFETAAITG from the coding sequence ATGGCCGTTGGCGTGCTGATCATTGGCGATGAGATTCTGTCCGGACGCCGCCAGGACAAGCATCTCGCGAAGTCGATCGAGCTCCTGAATGCTCGCGGCTTGCGCCTGTCATGGGCGCGATACTGTGGCGATGAATTGCCGCGTCTAGTAGCCACCTTGCGCGACTGCTTTGCGAGCAACGACATCTTCTTTTCCTTCGGCGGTATCGGGGCTACTCCTGACGATTTGACCCGGCAGGCAGCGGCTGAGGCCCTTGGCGTGCCGCTCGCCCTGCATCCGGAGGCTGAAGCCGAGATCCGCGCCCGGTTCGGCGAAGAGACCACGCCCAACCGTCTCGAAATGGGCACTTATGGGGCCGGCGCCCGCATCATTCCCAACCCCTACAACCGGATTCCCGGCTTTGTCCTTGGCCGCGGTTACTTCATGCCGGGTTTCCCTGTGATGGCATGGCCGATGATGGAGTGGGTGCTGGACGGCGAACTGCGCGCACTCCACCACGCTGAGCCCTATCTTGAGGATTCGATGTGGGTCTTCGATGCGCAGGAGAGCCAGATCACGCCCTTGATGCGCGATGTTCAGACGCGGTTTGGGGTGACGGTATTCAGCCTGCCGAACACGCATGTTCCTGGCGCGCGGCGACAGATCGAACTGGGTGCGAAGGGGACACCGGGCGCGGTTGCGGCGGCCATGGTGACGCTGCGTGAATCGCTGGCGTCAATGGGCTTCGAGACGGCTGCGATCACCGGGTGA
- a CDS encoding prepilin-type N-terminal cleavage/methylation domain-containing protein codes for MFIWESIMRRQAGFTLVEMAIVLVIIGLLLGGVLKGQELIESAKVKNIAQDMRAISVAVLTYQDKYRALPGDDKSASARWSGACAKGDGNGLIDNTDEIECAWDHLRRANLLTGDPSAGAPVHADAGTFTVTSTKASALVTDTPGTLIVCANNIRGRHVLPLDAMLDNGVINTGSMRSLKGSTPGASASAAVDEGDSYVVCMGF; via the coding sequence TTGTTCATCTGGGAATCCATCATGAGACGGCAAGCCGGTTTCACCCTCGTCGAAATGGCGATTGTATTGGTCATCATCGGCCTGCTGCTGGGCGGCGTGCTCAAGGGGCAGGAGTTGATCGAGAGCGCGAAGGTCAAGAATATTGCGCAAGACATGCGCGCGATCTCGGTCGCAGTACTCACCTATCAGGACAAGTATCGGGCACTGCCGGGGGATGACAAGAGCGCGTCTGCACGTTGGTCGGGAGCCTGCGCCAAGGGTGATGGAAATGGCCTGATCGACAACACGGATGAAATCGAATGTGCATGGGATCATTTGCGACGCGCCAACCTGCTGACCGGCGACCCAAGCGCGGGCGCGCCGGTTCATGCCGACGCTGGCACCTTCACCGTCACGAGCACCAAGGCCAGTGCGCTGGTCACGGACACGCCGGGCACCCTGATCGTTTGTGCGAACAACATCCGCGGCCGGCATGTGTTGCCGCTCGATGCAATGCTTGACAACGGCGTAATCAACACTGGCTCCATGCGGAGCCTCAAAGGTTCCACCCCCGGGGCCTCCGCCAGCGCGGCGGTAGACGAAGGCGACTCATACGTGGTTTGTATGGGTTTCTAA
- a CDS encoding monovalent cation:proton antiporter family protein, which yields MTHTLDFVLLLLGASVAGVMLFNRLRLPGELAYLAIGALIGRAGFGLIPDEASARALAEFGVVFLMFTIGLEFSLPHLLSMKRLVFGLGAAQVGATTLLSLALGGLLGVPLGAALVLGGALAMSSTALLSKLLIDRLELDAPHGRMVMGVLLFQDLAVVPLLVLIPALSQPPDAQLRLLMLAGLKATVLLATVLYFGQRLLGRWFLIVARRRSSQLFMLNVLLVTLGLAWLTDHFGLSLALGAFVAGMLISETEYRYRVEEDIKPFRDVLLGLFLVTVGTFLDGRVIIDHVLLVLGLLVVMLLAKFAVVLAAARVFGATPGNAVRTGLWLCAGGEFGFVLLSQMSANGLGSAVLIQSAVAAVVLSLLVAPFLVQWSNRLVMRFVASEWMLRSMELTRVAAQSLSTERHVIICGYGRTGQLLARFVEQEGVAYVALDLDPDRVREAASAGETVVYGDAARRETLIAAGVARAAAVVVSYADVGSACRVMDLVRELRPDIPVVVRAIEEAQLEKLTREGAAEVVTDIFETSITLASHTMALTGVPLSRVIRRVRDIRSQRYALLRGYFHGRSDAADDPEATLERLHSVALTDGARCIGRSIADLALPDAGAKVSAVRRRGIRALNPEPELVFESGDVVVLLGTPEALASAETRLLQGG from the coding sequence CTGACCCATACGCTCGACTTCGTGCTGCTGTTGCTGGGCGCCTCGGTGGCCGGCGTCATGCTGTTCAATCGTCTGCGCTTGCCGGGTGAGTTGGCCTACCTCGCGATCGGCGCGCTCATCGGCCGGGCCGGGTTCGGCTTGATTCCGGATGAGGCGTCCGCACGTGCGCTGGCCGAGTTCGGCGTGGTGTTCCTGATGTTCACCATCGGCCTCGAATTTTCGCTGCCCCACCTCCTGAGCATGAAGCGCCTGGTGTTCGGGCTTGGCGCTGCGCAGGTGGGTGCCACGACCTTGTTGTCGCTGGCGCTGGGCGGTTTGCTCGGCGTGCCGCTGGGGGCTGCGCTGGTGCTTGGCGGCGCGCTCGCGATGTCGTCCACCGCGCTGCTGTCGAAGCTCTTGATTGATAGGCTCGAACTCGACGCTCCGCATGGCCGCATGGTCATGGGTGTGTTGCTGTTCCAGGATTTGGCGGTGGTGCCCTTGCTGGTACTCATTCCGGCGCTGTCGCAGCCGCCCGATGCCCAGCTGCGCCTGCTGATGCTCGCTGGGCTCAAGGCCACCGTCCTGCTCGCGACGGTGCTGTATTTCGGGCAACGTTTGCTCGGTCGCTGGTTCCTCATCGTTGCGCGGCGGCGATCTTCACAACTGTTCATGCTCAACGTGCTGCTGGTGACCTTGGGCCTCGCCTGGCTGACCGATCACTTCGGCCTGTCGCTCGCGCTCGGTGCTTTTGTCGCGGGCATGCTGATTTCCGAGACCGAGTATCGCTACCGCGTCGAAGAGGACATCAAGCCCTTCCGCGATGTGCTCCTCGGTTTGTTCCTCGTCACCGTTGGCACCTTCCTCGACGGCAGGGTGATCATCGATCACGTTCTGCTGGTCCTTGGACTGCTGGTCGTCATGCTGCTCGCCAAGTTCGCGGTGGTGCTGGCGGCCGCACGGGTGTTCGGCGCAACGCCCGGCAACGCTGTGCGCACCGGCCTGTGGTTGTGCGCCGGGGGCGAATTCGGCTTTGTGCTCTTGTCGCAGATGTCGGCCAACGGGCTCGGCAGCGCGGTTCTGATTCAGTCTGCGGTGGCGGCGGTGGTGCTGTCGTTGCTGGTCGCGCCGTTCCTCGTGCAGTGGAGCAACCGCCTGGTCATGCGATTCGTGGCGTCGGAATGGATGCTGCGCTCGATGGAACTGACCCGCGTCGCGGCGCAATCACTGAGTACCGAGCGGCACGTCATCATCTGCGGCTATGGTCGCACCGGGCAGTTGCTGGCGCGTTTTGTGGAACAGGAAGGCGTGGCCTATGTCGCGCTGGATCTCGATCCGGATCGCGTGCGTGAGGCGGCCTCTGCCGGCGAGACCGTTGTTTACGGCGATGCTGCTCGGCGCGAGACCTTGATCGCCGCCGGCGTTGCGCGCGCCGCCGCGGTGGTCGTCTCCTATGCCGACGTCGGATCCGCCTGCCGCGTGATGGATCTGGTGCGCGAGTTGCGTCCGGACATTCCGGTCGTGGTCCGGGCCATCGAGGAGGCACAGCTTGAGAAGCTGACGCGCGAGGGCGCCGCCGAAGTCGTGACCGACATTTTCGAAACCAGCATCACGCTGGCGAGTCACACCATGGCGCTGACCGGCGTGCCCTTGTCGCGGGTCATCCGCCGCGTGCGCGACATCCGCTCGCAGCGCTACGCCTTACTGCGGGGCTACTTCCATGGCCGTTCGGACGCCGCAGACGATCCGGAGGCGACGCTGGAGCGATTGCATTCGGTGGCGCTCACCGACGGCGCGCGCTGTATCGGTCGTTCGATCGCCGACCTGGCCTTGCCCGATGCGGGCGCGAAAGTGTCGGCCGTGCGCCGGCGCGGCATCCGTGCGCTCAATCCCGAACCGGAGTTGGTGTTCGAGTCCGGCGATGTGGTGGTCTTGCTTGGAACGCCGGAAGCGCTGGCGTCGGCCGAAACGCGACTGTTGCAGGGGGGGTGA
- the lptA gene encoding lipopolysaccharide transport periplasmic protein LptA produces MRLASKARQLFALGAVALTAFTAPAFAERSDRDKPVNVEADRVTVDDKNKVQIFEGRVKLTQGTLTIVADKLVVTQDIEGFQKGVATGGQDGLARFKQKRELKDEWVNGEAERIEYDAKTDLVQLFNRAKVVSGKDEVVGQYINYDGYNETYLVTNGPNATVVPNTDARVKVTIQPKKQEAKAAPAGGAAR; encoded by the coding sequence ATGAGACTCGCAAGCAAGGCACGGCAGCTCTTCGCGCTCGGCGCCGTGGCACTCACTGCCTTCACGGCCCCCGCCTTCGCGGAGCGCTCGGACCGCGACAAGCCAGTGAACGTCGAAGCAGACCGCGTCACCGTTGACGACAAGAACAAGGTTCAAATCTTCGAAGGCCGGGTCAAACTCACACAGGGCACGCTGACCATCGTCGCCGACAAACTTGTCGTAACCCAGGACATCGAGGGCTTCCAGAAGGGCGTCGCGACCGGCGGGCAGGACGGTCTCGCCCGTTTCAAGCAGAAGCGGGAGCTCAAGGACGAGTGGGTGAATGGCGAGGCGGAACGGATCGAGTACGACGCGAAGACCGATCTGGTACAGCTGTTCAATCGCGCCAAGGTCGTCAGCGGCAAGGACGAGGTCGTCGGCCAATACATCAACTACGACGGCTACAACGAAACCTACCTCGTCACCAACGGGCCGAACGCGACCGTCGTACCGAACACCGATGCACGTGTGAAGGTCACGATCCAGCCGAAAAAGCAGGAAGCGAAAGCCGCGCCGGCCGGTGGCGCGGCGCGCTGA
- a CDS encoding enoyl-CoA hydratase, translating into MEYQTILVEQRERVGLITLNRPKALNALNDALIDELGAALDSFEADDGIGAIVITGSEKAFAAGADISAMAGWDYVDVYKSDFITRNWERVRRARKPIIAAVAGFALGGGCELAMMCDIIIAADTAKFGQPEVKLGILPGAGGTQRLPRAVGKAKAMDLCLTARFMDATEAEKAGLVSRVVPAERVLEEALGAAQAIASYSLPIVMMIKESINRAYESPLSEGLLFERRVFHAAFSLADKREGMAAFLEKRAAKFSHR; encoded by the coding sequence ATGGAATACCAGACCATTCTGGTCGAACAGCGGGAACGCGTCGGCCTGATTACGCTCAACCGCCCCAAGGCGCTCAACGCCTTGAACGACGCCCTGATTGATGAACTCGGCGCAGCGCTCGACAGCTTCGAAGCGGACGATGGCATCGGCGCCATCGTGATCACTGGCTCTGAGAAGGCCTTCGCCGCCGGCGCTGACATCAGCGCGATGGCAGGCTGGGACTACGTCGACGTCTACAAGTCCGACTTCATCACCCGCAACTGGGAACGCGTGCGCCGCGCGCGCAAACCGATCATTGCCGCCGTCGCCGGTTTCGCCCTGGGCGGTGGCTGTGAGTTGGCGATGATGTGCGACATCATCATCGCGGCCGACACGGCGAAATTCGGTCAGCCGGAAGTCAAGCTCGGCATTCTGCCCGGCGCCGGCGGTACACAGCGGCTGCCGCGCGCAGTGGGCAAGGCCAAGGCGATGGACCTGTGCCTCACCGCCCGCTTCATGGACGCCACCGAGGCCGAGAAGGCCGGACTCGTGTCGCGGGTGGTTCCGGCCGAACGCGTGCTTGAGGAAGCACTGGGCGCCGCGCAAGCGATCGCCAGCTATTCGCTGCCGATCGTCATGATGATCAAGGAATCCATCAACCGCGCCTACGAAAGCCCCCTCTCTGAGGGCTTGCTATTTGAGCGGCGCGTCTTCCACGCCGCGTTCTCGCTTGCCGACAAGCGCGAAGGCATGGCCGCCTTCCTCGAAAAGCGCGCAGCAAAGTTCAGCCACCGCTGA